The genomic window TGAGTTCATCCGCGAAGTCGAGCATATCTTCAAAAACCTCAATCCCATGTTCATTCACGCTGAGCATACACAAACACCATCGTAATCTCTCTCAAGGAATGAATATAATACTTTCCATGTGGGAATGGGGAGGTAAGATGTATAGGCGAGATCAGATAACTTTTTATGCCTTAATGAATCACATTTACCTGTGAGAGTCATGAAACAAAGATTATCTATAGCATTACTACTTTTACTTGCTATCATCCTTGCAACAGGGTGTATCAGCGAGGAGAAGCGTGTTCAGGAAGGAGATAATATCACAGTGAACTACATTGGAAGGCTTGAGAATGGTACGATATTTGATACATCCTATGAGGACGTGGCACGGGATGCAGGGGTATACACACCAGGAAGAAGTTACCAACCCCTCACGTTTCAGGTTGGCTCAGGCCAGATGATACCCGGGTTTGATAAGGGCGTCATCGGAATGAAGGTCAATGAGACAAAGACGGTTGTGATCCCACCAGCTGAAGCATACGGCGAGTATGATCCAGCAAAGATAACCGTGCTGCCAAAGGTCATCGAAATCCCGCTTGAGGAGACGTTTAATAGAACTGTAGAGATGTCTGTGGCTCAATTTGAGAGTAACTTTGGAACTGGACATAAAACCGGAGAGCGCCTCTTAATCCCAGGATCTGAGATTCACATAATCGTGGATAATATCACAGATAACACAGTCACGATCTCGTATGATCTTTCTGTGGGTGATACGTTCCTCTTTGATAATCAGTGGAATGAGACTGTGATTGGGGCAAATGAGACCATGATCACGGTACGACATGATCTTGCAGTGGGTGATAATATAACGCTCCCACGTCAACCATGGAAATCGACTGTTACAGCAATCTCGGATAAGAATGCGACACTGGAAGCCTCAGAGATTCTTCAACCTGAAATACAGTCACCGCTTGGTACAGCAAGCGTTAGCATGAATGATACAAGCATTTTGATCGATTACAATCACCCTCTTGCGGGTAAGACACTTACATTTGAGATCACCGTTGTATCAATTGAGAGGGGATAAGTATATGGCACAGATCCGTCGACTGGTTCTTGACGTCTTGAAACCCCATCAGCCCGACGTGATCACGTACGCCCAGGTACTGGGTGACATCCA from Candidatus Syntrophoarchaeum caldarius includes these protein-coding regions:
- a CDS encoding secreted protein containing Peptidyl-prolyl cis-trans isomerase, FKBP-type domain protein — encoded protein: MKQRLSIALLLLLAIILATGCISEEKRVQEGDNITVNYIGRLENGTIFDTSYEDVARDAGVYTPGRSYQPLTFQVGSGQMIPGFDKGVIGMKVNETKTVVIPPAEAYGEYDPAKITVLPKVIEIPLEETFNRTVEMSVAQFESNFGTGHKTGERLLIPGSEIHIIVDNITDNTVTISYDLSVGDTFLFDNQWNETVIGANETMITVRHDLAVGDNITLPRQPWKSTVTAISDKNATLEASEILQPEIQSPLGTASVSMNDTSILIDYNHPLAGKTLTFEITVVSIERG